A window of the Canis lupus baileyi chromosome 1, mCanLup2.hap1, whole genome shotgun sequence genome harbors these coding sequences:
- the CTU1 gene encoding cytoplasmic tRNA 2-thiolation protein 1 codes for MPAPQCSSCHAARAALRRPRSGQALCGACFCTAFEAEVLHTVQAGRLLPPGAVVAVGASGGKDSTVLAHVLRELAPRLGVSLRLVAVDEGIGGYRDAALAAVRRQAALWDLPLTVVAYADLFGGWTMDAVARSTAGSGRSRACCTFCGVLRRRALEEGARLVGATHIVTGHNADDMAETVLMNFLRGDAGRLARGGGLGSRGEGGALPRCRPLQLASQKEVVLYAHFRRLDYFSEECVYAPEAFRGHARHLLKLLEAARPSAALDLVHSAERLALAPAARPPPPGACSRCGALASRALCQACALLDGLQRGRPRLAIGKGRDEEGPPPPRRDPRSAPGPAAAGECGAACEGRCAQASV; via the exons ATGCCCGCCCCGCAGTGCTCCTCTTGCCACGCGGCGCGCGCCGCCCTCCGCCGCCCGCGCTCCGGCCAAGCGCTGTGCGGCGCCTGCTTCTGCACCGCCTTCGAGGCCGAGGTGCTGCACACGGTGCAGGCGGGCCGCCTGCTGCCACCCGGCGCCGTAGTGGCCGTGGGCGCCTCCGGCGGCAAGGACTCCACGGTGCTGGCGCACGTGCTGCGCGAACTGGCGCCGCGCCTGGGCGTCTCGCTGCGCCTGGTGGCGGTGGACGAGGGCATCGGCGGCTACCGCGACGCGGCGCTGGCGGCCGTGCGGCGCCAGGCGGCGCTCTGGGACCTCCCGCTCACCGTCGTGGCCTACGCGGACCTCTTCGGGGGCTGGACGATGGACGCGGTGGCCCGCAGCACCGCCGGCTCCGGCCGCAGCCGCGCCTGCTGCACCTTTTGCGGGGTGCTGCGGCGCCGTGCGCTGGAGGAAGGGGCGCGCCTCGTGGGAGCCACGCACATCGTGACAG gCCACAACGCCGACGACATGGCAGAGACGGTGCTCATGAACTTCCTGCGGGGCGACGCGGGGCGGctggcccggggcgggggcctgggCTCGCGGGGCGAGGGGGGCGCGTTGCCGCGCTGCCGCCCGCTGCAGCTGGCCTCGCAGAAGGAGGTGGTGCTGTACGCGCACTTCCGTCGCCTCGACTACTTCTCCGAGGAGTGCGTCTACGCGCCCGAGGCCTTCCGCGGCCACGCGCGCCACCTGCTCAAGCTCCTGGAGGCGGCGCGGCCGTCGGCGGCGCTGGACCTGGTGCACTCGGCCGAGcgcctggccctggccccggccgcgcggcccccgccccccggcgcctGCTCCCGCTGCGGGGCGCTGGCCAGCCGCGCGCTCTGCCAGGCCTGCGCCCTCCTGGACGGCCTGCAGCGCGGCCGGCCCCGGCTGGCCATCGGCAAGGGGCGCGACGAGGAGGGGCCGCCCCCGCCTCGCAGAGACCCGCGCTCggcgccgggccccgccgccgccggggagTGCGGGGCGGCCTGTGAGGGGCGCTGCGCCCAGGCCTCCGTGTGA
- the KLK14 gene encoding kallikrein-14 — translation MAQSQRDENKIIGGYTCIQNSQPWQAALLAGPFRRFLCGGALLSRQWVITAAHCARPILRIALGKHNLKNWEATQQVLRVVRQVPHPQYNSQTHNNDLMLLQLERPIQLGRAVRPITIASSCARPGTSCLVSGWGTTSSPIVRYPNSLQCVNINISSDQECRQAYSQAITVGMVCAGVPQGGKDSCQGDSGGPLVCKGQLQGLVSWGMEHCALPGYPGVYTNLCKYRTWIQNTIWSK, via the exons ATGGCACAGAGCCAAAGGGATGAGAACAAGATAATTGGTGGTTATACATGCATCCAGAACTCCCAGCCATGGCAGGCAGCCCTGCTGGCAGGTCCCTTTCGTCGTTTCCTCTGTGGAGGGGCCCTGCTATCACGCCAGTGGGTCATCACCGCTGCTCACTGTGCACGCCC GATCCTTCGCATAGCCCTGGGCAAGCACAACCTGAAGAACTGGGAGGCCACCCAGCAGGTGCTGCGTGTAGTTCGCCAGGTGCCGCACCCCCAGTACAACTCCCAGACCCACAATAACGACCTGATGCTGCTGCAGCTGGAGCGGCCCATTCAGCTGGGGAGGGCAGTGAGGCCCATCACCATAGCCAGTTCCTGTGCCCGCCCAGGAACTTCCTGCCTCGTGTCGGGCTGGGGTACCACATCTAGCCCCATCG TCAGGTACCCTAACTCCCTGCAATGCGTGAACATCAATATCTCCTCGGATCAGGAGTGTCGGCAGGCTTATTCCCAAGCCATCACCGTTGGCATGGTCTGTGCAGGTGTTCCCCAAGGTGGGAAGGACTCTTGTCAG GGTGACTCGGGGGGACCCCTGGTGTGCAAAGGACAGCTCCAAGGCCTCGTGTCCTGGGGGATGGAGCACTGTGCCCTGCCCGGCTACCCTGGAGTCTACACCAACCTGTGCAAGTACCGAACCTGGATCCAGAACACCATATGGAGCAAATGA